From a single Lolium rigidum isolate FL_2022 chromosome 7, APGP_CSIRO_Lrig_0.1, whole genome shotgun sequence genomic region:
- the LOC124674516 gene encoding serine/threonine-protein kinase D6PK-like, with protein sequence MEVVDKIAEPKDPLAFAARKEPPPLLPIPIKASWKGKTSQEQEQEQDQKDLPDDGEESFRSVDSSDEGGRTSFSGASHPLEPIDMDLMKTVYVAIDEEKPEPPVRGLSAKGPFLDDLSLRVTGMKESAVVCAGGAEGLAEEMKLSGAAAVVSLATARSSQAAETVSLPPDSEEKDCVWDASLPPSGNASPHSSIDSMGVVTAMSIASGCSNTYKTEAMPSRTVLAVERNSGSVKGSIRGDSLESAKTSMSRASDSSGVSDDSSWSHITGSTSKPHKGNDPRGKAVHAVRVRDGALGMSHFRLLKRLGCGDIGSVYLSELSGTRCYFAMKVMDKASLASRKKLNRAQTEREILQLLDHPFLPTLYTHFETDRFSCLVMEFCPGGDLHTLRQKQPGKHFSEYAARFYAAEVLLAIEYLHMLGVVYRDLKPENVLVRDDGHIMLSDFDLSLRCAVSPTLIRTSAFDSDPRRAGGSFCVQPTCMEPTSACIQPVCFMPKLFGQKSKKKIRKTRSELGQSGINLPELLAEPTSARSMSFVGTHEYLAPEIIKGEGHGSAVDWWTFGIFLHELLYGKTPFKGSGNRATLFNVVGQQLKFPESPSTSYASRDLIRGLLAKEPQQRLGVKRGATEIKQHPFFEGVNWALIRCSTPPEVPRPVEAELPMKYGVSEAIASNNKRAVGTDTKSGGKYLDFEFF encoded by the exons ATGGAGGTAGTGGATAAGATCGCGGAGCCCAAGGACCCTCTGGCGTTCGCTGCTCGGaaggagccgccgccgctgctgccgataCCCATAAAGGCGTCGTGGAAAGGGAAGACCtcccaggagcaggagcaggagcaggaccaGAAGGACCTGCCGGACGACGGCGAGGAGAGCTTCCGCAGCGTGGACTCCTCCGACGAGGGCGGCCGGACCTCCTTCTCCGGGGCCAGCCACCCCCTGGAGCCGATCGACATGGACCTCATGAAGACGGTCTACGTCGCGATCGACGAGGAGAAGCCCGAGCCGCCGGTGCGAGGGCTGTCGGCGAAAGGGCCGTTCCTGGATGACCTTTCGCTGCGTGTCACGGGCATGAAGGAGAGCGCGGTGGTCTGTGCCGGCGGCGCGGAAGGCTTGGCTGAGGAGATGAAGCTGTCCGGTGCTGCTGCGGTGGTGTCGCTGGCCACCGCGCGCTCGTCGCAGGCTGCCGAAACCGTGTCCCTGCCGCCGGACTCGGAGGAGAAGGACTGTGTCTGGGATGCCTCGCTCCCTCCCAGCGGCAATGCCAGCCCTCACAGCAGCATCGACAGCATGGGGGTGGTCACCGCCATGAGCATCGCCAGCGGCTGCAGCAACACGTACAAAACCGAAGCCATGCCTAGCAGAACCGTGCTTGCTGTGGAGAGGAACTCTGGAAGCGTGAAGGGCAGCATTCGAGGCGACTCTTTGGAGAGCGCGAAGACTAGCATGAGCAGGGCAAGTGACAGCAGCGGCGTCAGCGATGATAGCAGCTGGAGCCATATCACTGGGAGTACCAGCAAGCCCCATAAGGGGAATGATCCTAGAGGGAAGGCGGTTCACGCTGTACGGGTTCGAGATGGCGCGCTTGGCATGAGCCACTTTAGACTGCTCAAGCGTCTGGGCTGCGGCGACATTGGCAGTGTGTACCTCTCGGAGTTAAGTGGTACCAGGTGCTACTTTGCTATGAAAGTGATGGACAAGGCATCCTTGGCCAGTAGGAAGAAGTTGAATCGGGCTCAAACTGAGAGGGAGATTCTACAGCTTCTGGATCATCCGTTCCTGCCAACCCTGTATACGCATTTTGAGACCGACAGGTTCTCGTGCTTGGTCATGGAATTTTGTCCGGGTGGTGACTTGCACACTCTGCGACAGAAACAGCCAGGAAAACACTTCTCCGAATATGCAGCAAG GTTTTATGCTGCGGAAGTTCTTCTAGCTATAGAGTATCTACACATGCTGGGAGTCGTGTACAGGGACCTGAAGCCAGAAAATGTTCTGGTGCGTGATGATGGCCACATAATGCTTTCAGATTTTGATCTCTCCCTGAGATGTGCAGTCTCACCTACACTAATCAGAACATCAGCTTTTGATTCTGATCCCAGAAGAGCGGGTGGTTCATTCTGTGTACAACCTACTTGCATGGAACCTACCTCAGCCTGTATTCAGCCAGTTTGTTTCATGCCCAAATTGTTTGGTCAGAAGAGCAAGAAAAAGATTAGAAAGACAAGGTCTGAGTTGGGACAGAGTGGCATTAACCTGCCCGAGCTCCTTGCAGAGCCAACATCGGCTCGATCAATGTCATTTGTCGGGACTCATGAGTACTTGGCCCCAGAAATCATCAAGGGCGAAGGCCATGGAAGTGCCGTTGACTGGTGGACCTTCGGTATCTTCCTGCACGAGCTTCTGTACGGCAAGACACCATTCAAGGGATCAGGCAACCGTGCCACACTGTTCAACGTGGTTGGCCAGCAGCTAAAGTTTCCTGAATCACCGTCCACAAGCTACGCTAGCAGGGACCTCATCAGGGGGCTCCTGGCTAAGGAACCGCAGCAGCGCCTCGGTGTGAAGAGGGGTGCGACGGAGATAAAACAGCATCCATTCTTCGAGGGCGTGAACTGGGCTCTCATCCGTTGCAGCACGCCTCCTGAGGTTCCCAGGCCTGTCGAGGCAGAGCTGCCCATGAAGTACGGGGTGTCAGAAGCCATCGCCAGCAACAACAAGAGGGCGGTTGGCACGGACACGAAGTCCGGAGGGAAGTACCTTGACTTTGAGTTCTTTTAG